The genomic region ATGGTGAATGCAGCAAGCCCTGAGTATCTTAAACAATACGGAGTCCCGCACACACTGGAGGACTTAATAAGCCAAGGCCATCGCATTGTTCACTACACACCAACATTAGGTAATCGTCCATTCGGATGGGAATATTATGATGGTCAAAGCTATCAATCCCTAGACCTCCCCGGCTCACTGCGTGTCAACAACGTTCAGACTTACCATGGCGCGGGCATAGCTGGACTTGGATTGATACAAGCCGGCCTATCCAGCCTGAAACCATTTTTAAGCGACGGATCTCTTGTTGAAGTACTACCAAGCCTACAATCAGAACCTTTACCTGTTTCTATTGTCGTAGCACACAGACAAAACTTGTCTCGTCGAGTACGCATTTTTATATCTTGGATTGAGGAAGTATTAACGCCTTATCTTGATTAGTTTGACTTCAACAGTGCCCAGATTTTTTAGACAGTAAACACAAACAAAAACAGCCCTCTTACTATAAAGAGAGCCGTTTGATTAAACTATTAACTCAGGAGGATTATTCCCACTCTATCGTTAACGAGAGCCGCAAGCCCTTTAAATACGCCTACTTGGTACTTGGCTCTGTCGTAGTACCATTATTAGTACCACGTTCAGCGCTTTGTTTGGCCTTTTCTTCACGACGACGCTTCAACTCAGCACGTGCCCAAGCAGAGGACTCGGCCATATCGCGGCGGAGTTCATACATCTCTTCTACAGTGAGCAATCTAGCTCTTGATTCACTAGATAAGTTACACATGACTTCTCCGAGCTAGCAATCACATTAGTCAGCAGATAGGTATAAAGTCTTAACGGGGCTTCAAAAATATTAATAACTAAGAACTAGTATTTCATCGTCTAAAACCTCAGCAGTTACAGAGCCATCTTCACTAACGAAAAGCTTCGAAGATACCAAGTCGGGATTAAAACCAACCATAGTCAGACTTTCCTCTATAGCCTCTCTATCTGACTCCATCAACACTTGATCAAACATGAGAGCCTCTCTAATTGGACCGTTATCTCCAAAGGTATATTTATATAACTTTGGCTTTTGAGGCAGTGTTTCTACAATCTGCTCTACCGAGTCACTGGCCATGAAATAATATGAAAAACTGCCAAGACTCGTCTGATAGTTCTCAGAAAAAGCCAGTTTAAGAAGGTAAAATCCAAACATTGAAACACTAAGCAATAGTATTAGAGCCGTCGAATACAAATATTTCTTTCTCATTTAAGAACCTCGAAAAGGCCATCAGCGTTAGAAATATTGATCGTATTTAAAAAGCTTGGCAGATTTTTCTGATCAGGTTGCCCTCTTAAATCTAACGGGAACAAATATGGCTTTATCGTCTTATTTTTGCGCTCACCTACAGGGCCGTAAGTGTCCCAAATTTTCAGAGCTAGGTCTTTTTCAATTGGCTCACATAGTTCAATATAATCAGTAGATGGATCAATTGATCGGTAGACAGATATGAGATTTGAAATCAAATCTTCTGCACTAAACCCACTATTAGTTACGTTTCTGAAAATCCAATTGCCCTGCAAAGCTTCAAAATCATGTGATACATCGAGAACAATGGACATAAATACCGATTTTTTTTGCGATAGGTTAAGCCCTTTTTGTATAGAGTACCTCTTTTTAATTCCTACTGAGATATTTCTTTTTAGAGCTGACATTTTTTGATGGTAAGACACAATAAAATCATCGCCACCAGAAGCAGACTCAGAGCTCTCCCTAAGTATTTTTTTCCAGAGATAAAGAGCCCCATCTCCTCTTCCATTACTAGGGTATGCATGCCCGAGGTCTATCCAGCCACACTGTTTGGTGTAGATAAGACCGTATTTTTATCATCAAATGAATAATCACTTTTTCCTATGATGTCTCCGCGACTAGACATAAAAAACTACTTCCTTGCTTGAATTTTTGTCACATGTAAACCTCATAGGCAATTCTAGTCAATACCTGCATTAACAAACCCTAAAAAGCTTACAAAAAGAAGACATAAATAACCCTTAAAGCTTACACTAGGACAACACTCTATCTCTTATGCCCCCTCACTCATAACCTCCCCACAAAACTCGCTATCTCTTCGTTCCGTTCCCTTTGTTTCTCCTGGGCGTAGTCAACGCAGTCTTCTACATCAAACGTGTATTTGGACTTGCCTGTCGGCGCGAGCCTAGCGGGCTTTTTCTTGACTCGATTAAGATAACAGCATCTTTTCGTAGATAACTCTCGCTCTATTCTTAAACAGTTTTTCGCACCTACATCAAAGAGCATGGATTCCCGCCTTCGCGAGGAATGACGGTGGGCGTAGTTTTCGTTTGCCAGTGCACTAACGACTTCCTTCCCTTATTCTCACCATGACTTATTTTCCTCAGCCAATAAAAAACCCGCTTCAAACGAAGCGGGTTTTTACGTGTTTCTATTTATTCAGTTAAGGCGTACTTAGCTGAATTATTCCCACTCGATAGTAGCAGGTGGCTTGGACGATACGTCGTAAGTCACGCGAGAAATGTGTTCGATTTCGTTGATTATACGACCAGATACTTTCTCTAATAGATCGTATGGCAGATGCGCCCAACGAGCTGTCATGAAGTCGATGGTTTCAACAGCACGAAGTGCTACCACGTATTCGTAACGGCGGCCGTCGCCTACTACGCCAACAGATTTAACTGGAAGAAATACCGCGAAGGCTTGGCTTGTTTTCTCGTACCAGCCCGCGTTACGCAGCTCTTCGATGAAGATAACGCCCGCACGACGAAGGATGTCGGCACGCAAACTTATGACCAAAAGGCAGCTGCGATTACGGCTGCATTCAGTCCTCGACGAAACTCCGCTGCCCACGTAGGTAGTCGATGAATGCTGTACTGAGCCCTTCCTGTCGTAAGTACTCTGGCGAAACCGGCAATGCGGGTGAGGTATAGCGAGCCTCCTTCCTTATGCATTCGGGAAGGTCATGGACAAGTATACCCGCCTTGCCAATTGCCACGTAATCTGCACCCTCGGACAGAGCCCATTCTCCGCGCGCTGCAGTCATGATTCCACCGGCAACCCCGAGCGCACAGTCACCTCTAGGCAGATCAGCAAACAGCGACATAAGGGTTCTGCCCTTATATGCTTTTTCTTCAGGCTCCTTAGTGATATCCCACAAAGACAGGTCGAGGTAGTCCATACCTCCGTCCGCGAAGAGCCGAGACGCGAGGTCGACCATTTCAGATAGGACCAGCCCGAAGCGCTCGGTCGATATGCGGATGCCAATCTGGAAATCTGGTCGGCAGGCAGCGCGAATGCGATGCAGAATCTCGAAGAGGAAGCGGGCTCGGTTCTCGGGGGAGCCGCCCCAACGGTCGCTACGTCGGTTCAACTCGGGCGACAGGAACTGAGCAATGAGGTAACCGTGCCCGCCGTGGATTTGTACGCCATCAAACCCGGCCCGCTCGGCGCGTCGAGCGGCGACGACGAACTCTGCGATAATGTTTTCAATTTCGGCCTCGCTCATCGCCCTTGCACCGGTTTCGGAATGGGCAGAGGGGCCAGCTAGCTCACTTCCGTCTGAAAGTGAGCGGATGCCTCCGTGCTGGAGCTGCAAAGACGAAACCGCACCCTGTGCTCGCAACCCCGCAGCAAGGCGTTCAAGGCCGGGCAGATGGCGGTCATCGAAACAGCCCAGCTGACCCAAGAAAGCCTTGCCCGCGGACGAAACGTGGCTGGCACAGGTTGTCACTAGGCCGAAACCACCCTCTGCGCGCATCGTGAGCCAGCGGTATTCATCGTCGGACAGCGTTCCGTCCTCGCGGCTTTGGGTATTGGTCAACGGGGCGAGAACAAAACGGTTCTTTATCTTCGGGCCGCGCGGCAAGCTGAGCGGGGCGAACAGGTTAGAGTGTGATTTGGTATCAATGGTCATGAAAGTGTCCTTCTATTTAGTATGTTAGTCAGCTGTTCGCTTGGAAGCGCGCCGCGGCAGAACCAGAGTGATGGCGAGAGCGATGAGAAAGAGGCCTGCCGAGACCCCGAACGCAGCGCGATAGCCTTCTATAGATTGCAGGCTAGTATCTGCGGTTGCTGTCGTGGCCATTAGGAAGACTGAGTTGAGCAGCGCCGGTCCTATAGAGCCGCTAACCTGCTGTGTTACGTTGACGAAAGCCGATGCCACACCGGATTCTTCTCTCACACCGTTCAGTGCCGAGCTGGATGCGGGCACGAAGTAGACGCCGAGGCCAAAGATCATGATACATAAGGCCGTGGCGCGGTTCCGATCCGAGGTCGATGTATCTGTCATTTCAAGGATCTCCGGTTTGCTTAGCTCAGTCGTTGCAGGAAGAGAACGTTGTCAGTAACAGTTGCGGTTTGTCCTTCCGGCCCTGTAGCAGTTCGGGCAATGGAACAGAGGCAATGGTGCGCCCATTCCTCGGGGGCGAGCTGCATCGTCGTGAACGTTTCGTGTGCCGAGGGAAAACGGGTATTCTCGGGGGACCAAGACCAAGGCGCACGCGAAGCGTGCTCTACTATCAGAATATGCCCCCCGGGAGCCACGGCCCTAGCAGCTCGCCCCAAAACATCGCCTCGCGGCCATTCCTGAGGCGAATGTAGGAAGCTGGCGGTGACCAGATCGAAGCTCCCCTCCGGAAAAGATAGGGCGAGATTATGCTCCTCAAACCGAATGTGCTCCACGAGGCCAGCCGCTTCGGCGTTGCGGGAGGCGATTCCAAGCGCGACCGACGAGACATCGACCGCCGTCACGTGCCAACCCTTCCGAGCCAGCCAGACCGCATCATCGCCCTTGGCGCACCCAAGCTCCAGCGCCCTGCCGGGACGAAGCGGTCCCGCGAACTGAGACAGTGCCAGACCGGGCATGCCTGACGAGGTCTGTGAACCCTTAGTATAAAGGTCGTTCCAGATAGATTCAGCCTGCATTCTGCTCTCTCCTTCAGATAGTTTCGATAAATTTGGGATCAAAAATCAGTGACCGGTGCGAAGACATTGCATACCGATTACTAGGGGCTGGAAGCCGAAAGACCTACAAAGCTCGTCCCAATAATGATGGCGTCGTAGCTCACAACAATGGTCCCTTAAAAGCCATAATGTAATATCAAATGTTACTTGAAAGAGTAGCACACTTCAATACATGTAACTTTAAATGTTTCAAAATGAATTTGTATGCTACTAAAGCGGTGATAGGGTGCTCGTAGCTAATATGAAGGATCTCACTCTAAGCCTCGCGGCCTGCGTATGATGGGTTGGCTATGCGGTCGAGGCATCGTCACCGCTGAAAAGGGACACGGTGGCACCTGAAAGCCACTCACCCTTGACTGAGGTGGCACTACGAAACTGTTGGCTCGTCTCCCTCCACTAAACCTTGGCGCCAATTCAACCTCATCCGAATGCCTAGTCGAGAAAGTAATGGACGCACAGCTTGACGCCTCATTACGCGATGCCGAGGCTAGCTTTCTGGCGCTATTCTCTAAGGTAAAGATAGAAGACCTGGCGCAAGGCTTCGAGAGTCAGCTTGCGAAAAAACGGCAAGACGTTAGCGATACATGTAACGCAGCAAAACAGCATATTTGAAGCCGCTAGACAGTACCAAATGATTTGGCCATTACATTAGATAACAAAAAGCCCGCTGGAAAGCGGGCTTTAGAATGTTTCTATTTATTCAGTGAAGGCGTACCTAACTGAATTATTCCCACTCAATAGTAGCAGGTGGCTTGGACGATACGTCGTAAGTCACGCGGGAGATGTGTTCGATTTCGTTGATGATACGACCAGATACTTTCTCTAATAGATCGTATGGCAGATGCGCCCAACGAGCCGTCATGAAGTCGATGGTTTCAACTGCACGAAGTGCTACCACGTATTCGTAACGGCGGCCGTCGCCTACTACGCCAACAGATTTAACTGGAAGAAATACCGCGAAGGCTTGGCTTGTTTTCTCGTACCAGCCCGCGTTACGCAGCTCTTCGATGAAGATAGCATCAGCACGACGAAGGATGTCGGCGTACTCTTTTTTAACTTCACCTAGGATACGCACACCAAGACCTGGTCCTGGGAAAGGATGACGGTAAACCATGTCGTATGGCAGGCCTAGTTCAAGACCCAGTTTACGCACTTCGTCTTTGAACAACTCACGAAGTGGTTCAACCAAGGCCATTTTCATATCTTCTGGCAAGCCACCTACGTTGTGGTGGGACTTGATCACGTGCGCGCCACCAGTTTTACCCGCTGCGGATTCGATTACGTCAGGGTAAATCGTACCTTGCGCTAGGAAGTCGATGCCATCCAATTTAGATGATTCTTCGTCGAAGATCTCAATAAAGGTATTACCAATGATCTTACGTTTTTTCTCAGGATCCGCTTCGTTTGCTAATTTGCCAAG from Marinomonas rhizomae harbors:
- a CDS encoding NADH:flavin oxidoreductase, giving the protein MTIDTKSHSNLFAPLSLPRGPKIKNRFVLAPLTNTQSREDGTLSDDEYRWLTMRAEGGFGLVTTCASHVSSAGKAFLGQLGCFDDRHLPGLERLAAGLRAQGAVSSLQLQHGGIRSLSDGSELAGPSAHSETGARAMSEAEIENIIAEFVVAARRAERAGFDGVQIHGGHGYLIAQFLSPELNRRSDRWGGSPENRARFLFEILHRIRAACRPDFQIGIRISTERFGLVLSEMVDLASRLFADGGMDYLDLSLWDITKEPEEKAYKGRTLMSLFADLPRGDCALGVAGGIMTAARGEWALSEGADYVAIGKAGILVHDLPECIRKEARYTSPALPVSPEYLRQEGLSTAFIDYLRGQRSFVED
- a CDS encoding class I SAM-dependent methyltransferase — translated: MQAESIWNDLYTKGSQTSSGMPGLALSQFAGPLRPGRALELGCAKGDDAVWLARKGWHVTAVDVSSVALGIASRNAEAAGLVEHIRFEEHNLALSFPEGSFDLVTASFLHSPQEWPRGDVLGRAARAVAPGGHILIVEHASRAPWSWSPENTRFPSAHETFTTMQLAPEEWAHHCLCSIARTATGPEGQTATVTDNVLFLQRLS